In the Pseudothauera hydrothermalis genome, one interval contains:
- a CDS encoding tyrosine-type recombinase/integrase — MLTDTHCRNAKPREKLYRLNDQRGLYLEVKPNGVKAWRYRFTLNGKASMFALGEYPAVTLSEARERSEAARKLVKQGINPAQQRQLDRIRKASEAKNTFEIVAKEWLQTKDWEDVTKNRRLDMLERVVFPSIGNMPVREITPAHILDILQKTAKRGAPTVAAEARRTMSAVFEFAVATLRADSDPVWPVRKALPANKTQHKPALSKEQIGKLLSDFANHRCSFQVSHCMQLMWWTLARPTEVAEAAWDEFDLEKAVWRIPAQRMKARKEHVVPLPRQAVEMLKGLHAITGNRKHLFPGRDDRNAPMSAASLRQALKVLGWSGAYSPHATRTSGSTRLNEMGYRPDAIEAQLAHADQNNVRRTYNHATYFDERRAMMQEWADRLDEWKEQAQA, encoded by the coding sequence ATGCTTACCGACACGCACTGCCGCAACGCCAAGCCCAGGGAAAAGCTCTACCGCTTGAATGACCAGCGCGGGCTCTACCTCGAAGTCAAGCCCAACGGAGTCAAGGCTTGGCGATACCGCTTCACACTGAATGGCAAGGCCAGCATGTTTGCGCTTGGCGAATACCCTGCTGTTACGCTCTCTGAAGCCAGGGAACGCAGCGAGGCCGCACGCAAACTGGTCAAGCAAGGCATCAATCCCGCCCAGCAAAGGCAGCTCGACCGCATCCGGAAAGCCAGCGAAGCAAAGAACACCTTCGAGATCGTCGCCAAGGAGTGGCTGCAGACAAAGGACTGGGAAGATGTCACCAAGAACCGGCGTCTGGATATGCTGGAACGCGTGGTGTTCCCCAGTATCGGCAATATGCCGGTTCGCGAAATAACGCCAGCCCATATCCTGGACATCCTGCAGAAAACAGCAAAGCGTGGCGCCCCCACGGTCGCCGCCGAGGCGCGGCGCACCATGTCCGCCGTATTCGAGTTCGCCGTCGCCACCCTGCGAGCCGACAGCGACCCGGTTTGGCCGGTACGCAAGGCGCTACCAGCAAACAAGACCCAGCACAAACCGGCGCTGAGTAAAGAGCAGATCGGCAAACTGCTGAGCGACTTCGCAAACCACCGTTGCAGCTTTCAGGTAAGTCATTGCATGCAACTGATGTGGTGGACCCTAGCGCGACCGACCGAAGTGGCCGAGGCGGCCTGGGATGAGTTTGACCTTGAGAAGGCTGTTTGGCGTATCCCGGCGCAGCGCATGAAAGCGCGCAAGGAGCACGTCGTGCCTCTGCCACGACAGGCAGTGGAGATGCTCAAAGGACTGCATGCCATTACCGGCAACCGCAAGCACCTGTTTCCTGGCCGGGATGATCGCAACGCCCCTATGTCCGCCGCATCGCTTCGCCAGGCGCTCAAGGTTTTGGGGTGGAGTGGCGCTTATAGCCCACACGCCACGCGGACCAGCGGCAGTACCCGTCTTAACGAGATGGGCTACCGCCCCGATGCCATCGAGGCGCAGCTTGCCCATGCCGACCAGAACAACGTGCGTCGTACCTACAACCACGCCACCTATTTCGATGAGCGTCGCGCCATGATGCAGGAATGGGCGGACAGATTGGACGAATGGAAAGAGCAAGCACAGGCATGA
- a CDS encoding Fic family protein: MHSLTPEYLAALRFDGTQAATLRTLGEYQGKQQLYAAQSPEALKGLCQIAVVESTESSNRLEGVVVAPSRLKSLVIRNATPKSRSEQEIAGYRDALALIHESAAHMPFSEGVVLQLHTLLYRYMPQTGGRWKATNNDIIERHPDGTSRLRFQPLAAHLTPMAMADLTGRYATALDQHLADPLVLVPLAMLDFLCIHPFPDGNGRMSRLLTLLLLYHFDYAVGRYISLERIFEETKEGYYETLEASSQGWHQGQHDAKPWLDYFWGALLRAYREFEERVGTIERGRGSKGDRVRAEVLGRCLPFSISEIEEACPGVSRDMVRLVLRAMKSEGLIESTGKGRGAKWKRVTAGTSDRAAVLAIDRKMDQ; this comes from the coding sequence ATGCACTCGCTCACACCCGAGTACCTTGCCGCGCTTCGCTTCGATGGCACCCAGGCCGCCACGTTGCGCACGCTGGGCGAGTATCAGGGCAAGCAGCAACTCTATGCCGCGCAGTCGCCCGAAGCCCTCAAGGGTCTGTGCCAGATCGCGGTGGTGGAGTCCACCGAGTCATCTAACCGGCTGGAAGGCGTTGTCGTCGCACCCTCGCGGTTGAAGTCGCTGGTCATCCGCAACGCAACGCCAAAGAGCCGTTCCGAACAGGAGATCGCCGGCTACCGTGATGCCCTGGCGCTGATCCACGAGTCTGCCGCGCACATGCCCTTCAGCGAGGGCGTAGTGCTGCAACTGCACACCCTGCTGTACCGCTACATGCCGCAGACGGGCGGGCGCTGGAAGGCTACCAACAACGACATCATCGAACGTCATCCTGACGGTACGTCGCGTTTGCGCTTCCAGCCGTTGGCTGCGCACCTGACGCCGATGGCCATGGCCGATCTGACCGGGCGCTACGCCACCGCCCTGGACCAGCACCTGGCCGACCCTCTCGTACTGGTGCCGCTGGCGATGCTCGATTTTCTGTGCATTCACCCCTTCCCGGACGGCAACGGTCGCATGTCCCGCTTGCTGACCCTGCTGCTGCTCTACCACTTCGACTATGCCGTGGGGCGCTACATCAGTTTGGAACGCATCTTCGAGGAAACCAAGGAAGGCTATTACGAGACGCTGGAAGCCAGCTCGCAGGGCTGGCACCAGGGGCAGCACGACGCAAAGCCTTGGCTCGACTACTTCTGGGGTGCCTTGCTGCGGGCATACCGCGAGTTCGAGGAGCGTGTCGGCACCATCGAACGTGGCCGTGGCAGTAAAGGCGACCGGGTGCGAGCGGAAGTGCTGGGGCGCTGCCTGCCGTTTTCGATTTCCGAAATCGAAGAGGCCTGCCCGGGCGTGAGCCGGGACATGGTGCGGCTGGTGCTGCGGGCGATGAAGTCAGAGGGATTGATCGAATCGACTGGCAAGGGAAGAGGGGCAAAGTGGAAGCGCGTCACAGCAGGCACCTCGGATAGAGCAGCGGTTCTGGCGATTGACCGCAAGATGGATCAGTGA
- a CDS encoding helix-turn-helix transcriptional regulator, whose product MQIIKTQDVCMKISVSRTTLWRLCQTEDFPKPVRLGPGGRSIGFFAHEIDAWLETQAAEREHAGCLTRQRAKL is encoded by the coding sequence ATGCAAATCATCAAGACGCAGGATGTCTGCATGAAGATCTCGGTCAGCCGGACAACCCTCTGGCGACTTTGCCAGACTGAAGATTTTCCGAAGCCAGTTCGGCTAGGCCCTGGCGGCCGTTCGATTGGCTTTTTTGCCCACGAGATCGACGCATGGCTTGAGACTCAGGCGGCGGAGCGTGAGCACGCTGGTTGTCTGACTCGCCAGAGGGCGAAGTTATGA
- the pth gene encoding aminoacyl-tRNA hydrolase, whose product MTTAAPRLIVGLGNPGNQYSETRHNAGFWFCERLASLLGVRFFHETRFHGLVANARQAGLWLLMPQTYMNRSGQAIGALARFYRIQPAEILVVHDELDIPPGQLRLKFGGGLGGHNGLKDTSAHLGTNDYWRLRIGIGHPGDRNEVVHYVLKPARREEQAAIDEAIERALAAWPQIAAGHWHAATQHLNTRATARHCPPAPAASAAPDTLKD is encoded by the coding sequence ATGACCACCGCCGCCCCGCGCCTCATCGTCGGCCTCGGCAACCCGGGCAACCAGTACTCCGAAACCCGGCACAATGCCGGGTTTTGGTTTTGTGAGCGCTTGGCCAGCCTGTTGGGCGTGCGCTTTTTCCATGAGACGCGCTTTCATGGACTGGTGGCCAATGCGCGCCAAGCCGGCCTGTGGCTGCTGATGCCACAGACCTATATGAACCGTTCCGGCCAAGCAATCGGCGCACTGGCACGTTTTTACCGCATCCAACCGGCGGAAATCCTGGTCGTACATGACGAGCTCGACATCCCGCCCGGCCAACTGCGGCTGAAGTTCGGCGGTGGCCTCGGCGGTCACAATGGCCTCAAGGACACCTCGGCCCACCTCGGCACCAACGACTACTGGCGCCTGCGCATCGGCATCGGCCACCCCGGCGACCGTAATGAGGTGGTCCATTACGTACTCAAGCCGGCCCGGCGCGAAGAGCAAGCCGCCATCGACGAGGCCATCGAGCGGGCGCTGGCCGCCTGGCCGCAAATTGCCGCCGGCCACTGGCATGCGGCCACCCAGCACCTGAACACCCGCGCCACTGCGCGTCATTGCCCCCCGGCACCGGCTGCATCGGCCGCGCCGGACACCCTCAAGGACTGA
- the ychF gene encoding redox-regulated ATPase YchF, producing the protein MSLKCGIVGLPNVGKSTLFNALTKAGIEAANYPFCTIEPNVGIVEVPDPRLAQLAEIVKPQKIQPAIVEFVDIAGLVAGASKGEGLGNQFLANIRETDAIVNVVRCFDDPNVVHVSGKVDPIADIETIVTELALADLASVEKAIARDSKKAKAGDKDAQKLVAVLEKLLPHLNEGKPARTAGLSEEDKALIKPLCLLTIKPAMYVGNVTEDGFEHNPHLDRLKAHAAKEGAPVVAVCAKLEEELADLEEEDKKAFLADLGLEEPGLNRLIRAGYDLLGLQTYFTAGVKEVRAWTIHKGDTAPKAAGVIHTDFERGFIRAQTIAFEDFIRYKGEAGAKEAGKMRAEGKDYVVQDGDVMNFLFNV; encoded by the coding sequence ATGAGCCTGAAATGCGGAATCGTCGGTCTGCCCAACGTGGGCAAGTCCACGCTGTTCAATGCCCTGACCAAGGCGGGCATCGAGGCGGCCAACTACCCTTTCTGTACCATCGAGCCCAATGTGGGCATCGTCGAAGTGCCCGATCCCCGGCTCGCCCAACTGGCCGAAATCGTCAAACCCCAAAAAATCCAGCCCGCCATCGTCGAGTTCGTGGACATCGCCGGTCTGGTGGCCGGGGCCTCCAAGGGCGAGGGCCTGGGCAACCAGTTCCTGGCCAACATCCGCGAGACCGACGCCATCGTGAACGTGGTGCGCTGCTTCGATGACCCCAACGTGGTGCATGTCTCCGGCAAGGTGGACCCGATCGCCGACATCGAGACCATCGTCACCGAACTGGCCCTGGCCGATCTCGCCTCGGTGGAAAAAGCCATCGCCCGGGACAGCAAGAAAGCCAAGGCCGGCGACAAGGACGCCCAGAAACTGGTGGCCGTGCTGGAGAAACTGCTGCCCCACCTGAACGAGGGCAAGCCGGCCCGCACCGCCGGTTTGTCGGAAGAAGACAAAGCCCTCATCAAGCCGTTGTGCCTGCTCACCATCAAGCCCGCCATGTATGTGGGCAACGTCACCGAAGATGGTTTCGAGCACAATCCCCACCTGGACCGGCTCAAGGCACATGCCGCCAAGGAAGGCGCGCCGGTGGTCGCGGTCTGCGCCAAGCTGGAGGAAGAACTGGCCGATCTGGAAGAAGAGGACAAAAAGGCCTTCCTGGCCGATCTGGGCCTGGAGGAGCCGGGCCTGAACCGCCTGATCCGCGCCGGTTACGACCTCCTTGGCCTGCAGACCTATTTCACCGCCGGTGTGAAGGAAGTGCGGGCATGGACCATCCACAAGGGTGACACCGCCCCCAAAGCCGCTGGCGTCATCCACACCGACTTCGAACGCGGCTTCATCCGCGCCCAGACCATCGCCTTCGAGGATTTCATCCGCTACAAAGGCGAAGCCGGCGCCAAAGAAGCCGGCAAGATGCGCGCCGAAGGCAAGGATTATGTGGTGCAGGATGGGGATGTGATGAACTTTTTGTTCAACGTCTGA
- a CDS encoding site-specific integrase → MIDADEMLTLIESCRREMQAMLPADEFASLSSKTRQDYRQLGRTLLLRARYAEGGMAEVITATQRPTTYYKRVAALRYCLYADLVERLKSLHSALSARPVDELQVMAIQAQLQQQRAFLREFDMARQSGHPGERRKRASKRQALRGLPGDWREQLYRRAAKGKYADAILVAALTGCRPEELRQGVHIRRVDNPRSGMGEIRFEIDGAKVKAHQGQPHRLIAYGAHDPHPLLEALRIRLAGRRELLVCIDSPVNFTVEVRRLAHSLWPKHKHAITAYCLRHQWAADLKRHAAADSVSQGLGHASAKTRRHYGQANQASSRHALHPIAIEAERSVRPATAKAPHHRAASSKTVTP, encoded by the coding sequence ATGATCGACGCGGATGAGATGCTTACGCTGATCGAATCGTGCCGGCGCGAGATGCAAGCCATGCTCCCGGCCGATGAGTTTGCCAGCTTGAGCAGCAAGACGAGGCAAGACTATCGCCAGCTCGGCCGAACGCTGCTGTTGCGTGCCCGCTACGCCGAAGGTGGAATGGCCGAAGTCATCACGGCCACCCAGCGTCCGACAACCTACTACAAGCGCGTCGCAGCGCTTCGCTACTGCCTGTACGCCGATCTTGTCGAGCGCCTGAAAAGCCTGCATTCCGCGCTCTCTGCTCGACCTGTGGACGAGTTGCAAGTCATGGCCATCCAAGCCCAATTGCAACAACAGCGTGCATTTCTGCGCGAGTTCGATATGGCCCGGCAAAGCGGCCATCCCGGCGAGCGCCGCAAGCGTGCCAGCAAGCGGCAAGCCTTGCGCGGCCTCCCCGGTGACTGGCGCGAGCAACTGTATCGGCGCGCTGCGAAAGGCAAGTATGCCGATGCGATTCTGGTCGCCGCGCTGACCGGCTGCCGCCCGGAAGAGCTCCGGCAAGGCGTGCACATTCGCCGGGTGGACAATCCGCGCAGCGGCATGGGCGAGATCAGATTCGAGATCGATGGCGCCAAGGTCAAGGCGCATCAAGGCCAGCCGCACCGCTTGATCGCCTATGGCGCACACGATCCCCATCCATTGCTGGAGGCGCTGCGCATCCGGCTAGCGGGGCGGCGGGAATTGCTCGTTTGCATTGACAGCCCGGTCAACTTCACCGTCGAAGTCCGTCGGCTAGCACATAGCCTCTGGCCGAAGCACAAGCACGCTATCACGGCTTACTGCCTGCGCCACCAATGGGCAGCCGACCTGAAACGGCACGCGGCTGCGGACTCAGTCAGCCAGGGGCTGGGACATGCCAGCGCCAAGACACGGCGACACTACGGGCAAGCCAATCAGGCCAGCAGCCGGCATGCCCTGCATCCCATCGCCATCGAGGCTGAGCGCTCCGTGAGGCCGGCTACCGCTAAGGCGCCGCACCATCGAGCAGCCTCAAGCAAGACAGTCACCCCCTGA
- a CDS encoding DEAD/DEAH box helicase, whose protein sequence is MDNVFQFRDQLIERYGSFSRSFVRIAAPDIQAEVEHQYAQGRYWPEPLVQINPNYQRQGTVQDLVAEGVLHPACADIFQVGKTEGKPSPLHLYKHQMEALAKGQERQSYVVTTGTGSGKSLSFFIPVIDRILKAKDSDGKARTRAIVIYPMNALANSQLEELDKFLHGYAPELHPFTVKRYTGQESKAERTAIADDPPDILLTNFMMLEYILTRFDEVDRRVVEHCEGLEFLVLDELHTYRGRQGADVALLVRRLRERLKAEQLVCIGTSATMSSTGSQADRNRVVADVASKLFGTRISEHDVIGETLERVTNPLKDVNSIRTELPATISRNQDAWADFDAFRNDPLAIWVELNLGIELPADEPPRRARPMTLEEASRRLAEDAGCQPEAARAALQRFLLAAHDVRMPQGRPPFAFKLHQFISGPGKVLTTLEERGKRHVTLDAQRFAPGRQQENVLLYPTHFCRDCGQEYLPVWRAQQPVSFSPREIDDIAAEDDTASYGFLCPLVPGQQYGGLLEDLPETWIDLSRSEPKVKSAYKNAVPYMVTVDAKGQTGSGTEFWFIPGKFRFCLNCGTTHEAHGKDANRLSSLSGEGRSSATTMIALAALQQLFALPDPAPGQPDPRKLLGFTDNRQDAALQAGHFNDFIFLLTLRAGLIGALQASGGQLDEENLAESVFKALGFQGVDEATLVEYLRTPKLMGLARQEAQRTLRFIIAYRLLRDLRRGWRFNNPNLDQLGLLQIQYRDLAAFSADTSIFAANSTLNKLTAVQRAVLYELLFDTLRRHLCLESRYLDPVEQDKARTSAHTYLNERWAFAPDEKLDTGRYLILGKRPEYKGKPRTDLVTGGPRSRLLRQIKTVAFWRNSACASEVAQWKDAEWAVLIEDMLKAASNYGYVQKHAIDSQLAGWRLNAAALDWCLIADQPQTDSNRINQYFRTLYLGIADLLRQPSHPLFDFEAQEHTAQVDAPRRQLLEQRFRYTEKDRQDWAQNPAHEAPLKRLPVMFCSPTMELGVDISALNTVYLRNVPPTPANYAQRSGRAGRSGQQALVITYCAALSPHDQWFFHNANEMVHGVVRAPTLDLANRDLIDSHLQAVWLASTQVPLDDSIAPMLDLDRPRKPLKQPLQEALQAQTVQQRALASACRVIDQLKEELVSSAWFTPDYVHQVIAKAPKAFSEALERWRKLFEATREQMDMADRIVKSHTASHTERQNAQRRYGDAARQYAVLLKSGNGQNNDFYTYRYLASQGFLPGYNFPRLPLMAWIPARGGQTINGKDDEGSMVSRPRFLALSEFGPRSLIYHQGRMYRVVRAKLNVGNTDHISGSSQLATIASLVCSQCGYGHIGEPGGEQPLVNRCENCAALLTEQDWVRELYRIETVETVATERISINDEERQRQGFELQTTYRFLPGPDGQIQKQKAEVRLGEELLGELTYAPAAQIWRINRGWRRRKNKEQLGFYINPITGTWSKQDAPDAEDDNGNDDALLEKVPNQRIVPFVEDHRNLLIFAPLHALSLEAMATLQAALKRGIEMTFQIEESELVVEPLPKADERRALLFYEAAEGGAGVLTRLANHRDDLALVASNALQLIHYRAPQSGVWTLDDLPSLEQTDELGNHQCEAGCYQCLLSYFNQPDHEHINRRNADALKLLVALANAQVQPVANSPATVAATTSEDELLDVWLSELRQAGARQPDAVNVPVNNGAAIAAAQYKASRALVFLSAVDEQTSSVLQDKGWQVLDFSDASQWPQQFAAHADVFGRKE, encoded by the coding sequence ATGGATAACGTTTTCCAGTTCCGCGACCAGCTCATCGAGCGATACGGCAGCTTTTCCCGCAGTTTCGTTCGCATCGCCGCACCTGATATCCAGGCCGAGGTCGAGCATCAATATGCGCAAGGCCGCTATTGGCCTGAACCGCTGGTGCAGATCAACCCGAATTATCAACGTCAAGGCACAGTGCAGGATCTGGTGGCTGAGGGGGTCTTGCATCCTGCCTGCGCAGACATCTTTCAGGTTGGGAAGACGGAAGGCAAACCAAGTCCCCTGCATCTTTACAAGCACCAAATGGAAGCCCTGGCCAAAGGCCAGGAACGCCAAAGCTATGTGGTCACTACCGGAACGGGGTCGGGTAAGTCCCTGTCCTTTTTCATCCCAGTCATTGACCGCATTCTCAAGGCCAAGGACTCCGATGGCAAAGCACGTACCAGAGCCATTGTGATTTATCCAATGAACGCTCTGGCCAACAGCCAGCTGGAAGAACTCGACAAGTTTCTGCATGGCTATGCGCCAGAGCTTCATCCCTTCACCGTCAAACGCTACACCGGCCAGGAAAGCAAGGCGGAACGCACTGCTATTGCGGATGATCCACCCGATATCCTGCTTACCAACTTCATGATGCTGGAGTACATCCTCACGCGCTTCGACGAAGTGGATCGGCGCGTGGTGGAACACTGCGAGGGACTTGAGTTCCTGGTGCTGGATGAGTTGCATACCTACCGTGGCCGTCAAGGGGCGGACGTTGCCTTGCTGGTGCGTCGCCTGCGAGAGCGCCTGAAAGCCGAGCAACTGGTCTGCATCGGTACGTCGGCCACCATGTCCAGCACAGGCAGCCAAGCCGACCGCAACCGCGTGGTTGCTGATGTAGCCAGCAAATTGTTTGGCACCCGGATCAGCGAGCATGACGTCATCGGCGAGACACTGGAGCGCGTCACTAACCCGCTCAAGGACGTCAACTCCATCCGCACCGAACTGCCGGCAACAATTTCACGAAATCAGGATGCTTGGGCTGACTTTGACGCGTTTCGCAATGATCCGCTGGCTATCTGGGTGGAATTGAACCTGGGCATCGAACTGCCTGCGGACGAGCCTCCAAGGCGTGCGAGACCCATGACGCTGGAAGAGGCCAGCCGCCGTCTCGCCGAAGACGCGGGCTGCCAGCCTGAAGCCGCTCGCGCCGCCCTGCAGCGCTTTCTACTGGCTGCCCATGATGTGCGCATGCCCCAGGGCAGGCCGCCTTTCGCGTTCAAGCTGCACCAGTTCATCAGTGGACCGGGCAAGGTGCTCACCACCTTGGAAGAGCGAGGCAAGCGCCATGTCACGCTCGATGCCCAGCGTTTCGCGCCGGGGCGGCAGCAAGAGAATGTGCTGCTTTACCCCACGCATTTCTGCCGCGATTGCGGCCAGGAATACCTGCCTGTCTGGCGCGCACAGCAACCGGTCAGCTTCAGCCCGCGTGAAATCGACGATATCGCAGCAGAAGACGACACCGCCAGCTATGGCTTCCTGTGCCCACTGGTGCCCGGGCAGCAATACGGTGGCCTGCTTGAAGACCTGCCGGAAACCTGGATCGACCTCAGCCGAAGCGAGCCCAAAGTCAAGTCAGCCTACAAGAATGCCGTTCCCTATATGGTCACGGTCGATGCCAAAGGACAAACAGGCTCCGGGACGGAGTTCTGGTTCATTCCCGGAAAGTTCCGCTTCTGCCTGAACTGCGGCACGACACACGAAGCCCACGGCAAAGATGCCAACCGCCTCTCCAGTTTGTCCGGGGAAGGCCGTTCTTCGGCCACTACCATGATTGCCCTGGCGGCCTTACAGCAACTGTTTGCACTTCCCGATCCGGCTCCAGGCCAACCTGATCCGCGTAAATTGCTTGGGTTTACCGACAACCGCCAGGATGCAGCGCTGCAGGCGGGTCACTTCAATGATTTCATTTTCCTGTTGACGCTGCGTGCCGGCTTGATCGGCGCACTACAGGCAAGTGGCGGCCAGCTTGATGAAGAAAACCTGGCCGAAAGCGTATTCAAGGCCCTCGGCTTTCAAGGGGTCGATGAAGCCACCTTGGTGGAATATCTGCGCACTCCCAAGCTCATGGGGCTGGCACGGCAGGAAGCGCAACGCACCTTGCGATTCATTATTGCCTACCGGCTGCTGCGCGATCTACGGCGTGGCTGGCGCTTCAATAATCCGAATCTGGATCAGCTTGGCCTGTTGCAGATTCAGTACCGAGACCTGGCTGCCTTTAGCGCTGACACCAGCATCTTTGCCGCAAACAGCACCTTGAACAAACTGACGGCGGTGCAGCGAGCAGTTCTGTACGAATTACTGTTCGACACGCTGCGCCGCCATCTGTGCCTGGAAAGCCGTTACCTCGACCCGGTTGAGCAGGACAAGGCACGTACCAGCGCCCACACCTACCTGAATGAACGTTGGGCCTTCGCTCCCGACGAAAAACTCGATACCGGCCGCTATCTCATCCTCGGCAAGCGCCCGGAATACAAGGGCAAGCCGCGCACCGACCTGGTGACGGGTGGCCCACGCTCCCGACTGTTGCGGCAAATCAAGACGGTCGCCTTCTGGCGCAACAGCGCATGCGCCAGCGAGGTAGCGCAGTGGAAAGATGCCGAGTGGGCTGTTCTGATCGAAGACATGCTCAAGGCAGCCAGCAACTATGGTTATGTGCAAAAACATGCCATTGATTCGCAACTCGCCGGCTGGCGCCTGAACGCAGCCGCCCTGGACTGGTGCCTGATTGCCGATCAGCCGCAAACCGATAGCAATCGCATCAACCAGTATTTCCGCACCCTGTATCTCGGCATTGCCGACCTGCTGCGTCAGCCTTCACATCCGCTGTTCGACTTCGAGGCCCAGGAACACACCGCCCAGGTGGATGCGCCACGCCGGCAACTGCTGGAGCAGCGCTTCCGCTACACCGAAAAAGACAGGCAGGACTGGGCGCAGAACCCGGCCCACGAAGCGCCGTTGAAGCGCCTGCCGGTGATGTTCTGCTCCCCCACCATGGAGCTGGGCGTGGATATCTCCGCGCTCAACACCGTGTACCTGCGCAACGTGCCGCCGACCCCCGCCAACTACGCCCAGCGCAGCGGCCGTGCGGGTCGTTCGGGTCAGCAGGCGCTGGTCATCACCTACTGCGCGGCGCTCAGTCCGCACGACCAGTGGTTCTTCCACAATGCCAACGAGATGGTGCATGGCGTCGTGCGCGCACCCACACTGGATCTGGCCAACCGCGACCTGATCGACAGCCACCTGCAAGCGGTCTGGCTGGCCAGCACTCAGGTGCCGCTGGACGACAGTATTGCTCCCATGCTGGATCTTGATCGGCCCCGCAAACCACTGAAGCAGCCCTTGCAGGAAGCGCTACAGGCGCAGACCGTCCAGCAGCGTGCCCTGGCCAGTGCCTGCCGGGTCATTGATCAGCTCAAGGAAGAGCTGGTAAGCAGCGCCTGGTTCACGCCTGACTACGTACACCAGGTCATCGCCAAGGCACCGAAGGCGTTCTCTGAAGCGCTGGAGCGTTGGCGCAAACTGTTTGAGGCCACACGCGAGCAAATGGACATGGCCGACCGTATCGTCAAAAGCCATACCGCCTCGCACACCGAGCGCCAAAATGCCCAGCGCCGTTACGGCGATGCCGCGCGCCAGTACGCCGTGTTGCTCAAATCCGGTAATGGCCAGAACAACGATTTCTACACCTATCGCTACCTGGCCAGCCAGGGCTTCCTGCCCGGCTACAACTTCCCGCGCCTGCCGCTGATGGCCTGGATTCCCGCCCGTGGTGGTCAGACCATCAATGGCAAGGACGACGAAGGTAGCATGGTCAGCCGTCCGCGCTTCCTGGCTCTGTCAGAGTTCGGCCCTCGCAGCCTTATCTATCACCAGGGCCGCATGTACCGCGTGGTGCGAGCCAAACTCAACGTTGGCAATACAGACCACATTTCTGGCAGCAGCCAGTTGGCCACCATTGCCTCTCTGGTGTGCAGCCAGTGTGGCTACGGGCATATCGGCGAGCCGGGTGGCGAACAGCCGCTGGTCAACCGCTGCGAGAACTGTGCTGCCCTGCTCACGGAGCAAGATTGGGTGCGCGAGCTCTACCGCATCGAAACCGTGGAGACGGTAGCCACCGAGCGCATCTCCATCAACGACGAGGAACGTCAGCGTCAGGGCTTCGAGTTGCAGACCACCTACCGTTTCCTGCCCGGGCCCGATGGCCAGATTCAGAAGCAGAAAGCCGAAGTCCGGCTGGGCGAAGAATTGTTGGGCGAACTCACTTATGCGCCTGCTGCGCAAATCTGGCGTATCAACCGCGGCTGGCGCAGGCGTAAGAACAAAGAGCAACTGGGCTTCTACATCAATCCCATTACCGGCACCTGGAGCAAGCAGGACGCACCGGATGCGGAAGACGACAACGGCAACGACGATGCCTTGCTGGAAAAGGTGCCCAACCAACGCATCGTTCCTTTTGTGGAAGATCATCGCAATCTGCTGATCTTCGCGCCTTTGCATGCCCTGTCGCTGGAGGCCATGGCCACTCTGCAGGCTGCCCTCAAGCGTGGCATCGAAATGACCTTCCAGATCGAGGAATCCGAGCTGGTGGTCGAGCCACTGCCCAAGGCAGATGAGCGCCGTGCCTTGCTGTTCTACGAAGCGGCCGAAGGCGGTGCAGGCGTGCTCACTCGTCTGGCGAATCATCGCGACGACCTTGCACTCGTCGCCAGCAATGCCCTGCAACTGATTCACTACCGCGCACCGCAGAGCGGCGTTTGGACGCTGGACGATCTGCCGTCACTGGAGCAGACCGATGAACTGGGCAATCATCAATGCGAGGCCGGCTGTTACCAATGCCTGCTCTCCTACTTCAATCAGCCGGATCACGAGCACATCAACCGCCGTAACGCGGATGCACTCAAGCTGCTGGTCGCGCTTGCCAATGCTCAGGTGCAGCCCGTAGCGAACAGCCCGGCCACCGTTGCCGCAACGACTTCAGAAGACGAGCTGCTCGACGTCTGGCTGTCCGAACTCCGCCAGGCCGGGGCTAGACAACCTGATGCGGTCAATGTACCCGTCAACAATGGCGCGGCCATCGCCGCAGCCCAGTACAAGGCATCTCGTGCTTTGGTATTTCTGTCGGCAGTGGATGAGCAGACCTCCAGCGTATTGCAGGATAAAGGCTGGCAGGTGCTGGATTTTTCGGACGCTTCACAGTGGCCACAACAGTTCGCCGCACACGCCGATGTGTTCGGCCGCAAGGAATAA